The DNA sequence ATTCTCACCTTCTGAGATTAATAATATTAAAGTCTCTATTTATTGTTGAGCAAGTAGTGCTTTTGTTACCAAATCATTGTAACTTAATCCAACTCACTCGGTCATAGAGTTAAAgagctgtacagtatggaaacagacccttaggtcaaattcatccatgccaatcagagatcctaaattaatcttgtcccatttgctggcatttggcccatattccctctaaacccttcctgttcatgtacccatccagatgccttccacagtccaaagatgtgcaggtcaggtgaattgaccatgctaaattgcccatagaagGATTGTGTTGAAGAGACAAAAGCTGTGTGTCCAAGCATACACTAGAGGTGCTGTTAACCTTTCACTAGGTCTGGAACTATTCAAATTTTGGCACTTTTAAAATTATGAAAATTTGAGTCTCATTTGAGTCCCCTtcaggggtttactacaggcccccccagtagcagcagggagatggaagaaagcataggtcggcagattttggaaaagtgtggacgtagtagggttgttgtaatgggtgactttaactttcccaatattgattggaacctccttcgagcagaagatttgaatggagctgtttttgtaaggtgtgttcaggagggtttcctaactcagtacgttgacaggccgacgagggaagaggccattctagacttagtgctcggaaacgagccagggcaggtatcagatcttgtggtgggagagcattttggtgatagtgaccacaactgcctcacattctacatagctatggagaaggagaggattaggcaaaatgggaggatatttaattggggaagaggaaactatgatgtgattagacatgagttaggaagcatggattgggagcaattgttccaaagtaaaggcactatagacatgtggagactgtttaaggagcagttgttgcaagtgatgaataaatatgtccctctgagactggcaagaagtggtaagGTAAAGggaccttggatgacgagagcggtggagcttcttgtcaaaaggaaaaaggtagcttacataaggtggaggaagctagagtcacgctcagctctacaggattacaggaggtgaggaaggagcttaaaaatggtctgaggtgagccaggagggggcacgagaaaggcttggcagaacggattagggagaacacaaggcattttacacttatgtgaggagtaagagaatggtcaaagaaagagtagggccgatcagggatagcatagggaatttgtgtgtggagtctgaggaggtaggggaagccctaaatgagcttTTTGCTTCTTTcgttacgaaagaaacgaactttgtagtgaatgaaacctttgaagagcaggtatgcatgctgaaatggatagagatagaggaagctgatgtgctgaagattttgtcaaacattaagattgacaagtcgccaggcccggaccagatttgtcctcggctgctttgggaaatgagaaatgcaattgcttcgccacttgcgaagatcttttcatcctcactctccactggagtcatatctgaggactggagagaggcaaatgtaattcctcccttcaagaaaggaaatagggaaatccccggcaattacagaccagtaagtctcacgtctgtcgtctgcaaggtgttagaaaggattctgagggataggatttatgaccatctggaagagcatgacttgattaaatgcagtcaagatggctttgtgagggtcaggtctcacaaatcttatcgagttcttttgaggatgtgactagaaaagttgatgagggtcgagctgtggatgtagtgtatatggacctcagcaaggcatttgataaggttccccatggtaggctcattcagaaggtcaggaggaatgggattcaggggaacatagctgtctggacacagaattggctggccaacagaagacagtgagtggtagtagaaggaaaatattctgcctggaagtctgtggtgagtggtgttccacagggctctggcctctattgtttgtaatttttattaatgacttggatgaggggattgaaggatgggtcagcaagtttgcagatgacacaaaggttggaggtgtggttgacagtatagagggctgatgtaggctgcagcgggacattgacaggatgcagagatgggctgagaagtggcagatggagttcaacctggataaatgcgaggtgatgcattttggaaggtcgaatttgaaagctgagtacaggattaaggataggattcttggcagtatggaagcagaggaatcttggggtgcaggtacatagatcccttaaaatggccacccaagtggacagcatttttaagaaagcatatggtgttttggctttcattaacagggggattgagtttaagagccatgagatcttgttgcagctctataaaacttttggttagaccgcacttggaatactgcgtccagttctggtcgccctattataggaaagatgtggatgctttggagagggttcagaggaggtttacgaggatgctgcctggactggagggcttatcttataaggagaggATGACTGAGCTCGGaagtttttcattggagaaaaggaggaggagaggggacctaattgaggtatacaagataatgagaggcgtagatagagtcgatagccagagactatttcccagggcagaaatgactaacacgaggggtcatagttttaagctggttggaggaaagtatagaggggatgtcagaggcgggttctttacacagagagttgtgagagcatggaatgcgttgccagcagcagttgtggaggcagggtcattggggacatttaagagactccgggacatgcatatggtcacagaaatttgagggtgcatacatgaggatcagtggtcggcacaacatcgtggactgaagggcctgttctgtgctgtactgttcgatgttctatgttctagtactaggtgcattagtcaaggggaaatgggtctgggtgggttactcttcagagggtcagtgtggaccggttggactaaagggcctgtttccacactgtaggaaatctaatctaatctaattgttgtGATAGTATAGTATCCACCAATTCTTCTGGCAGCGTGTTCCATAtatgcatcatcctctgtgtggaaaaaataGTCCCTTGGGGCCCTCTTTAAATCTTAggtcccttctcaccttaaacatgtgtccttttagttttggactctcccaccctttttgtgcccctcatgactttacaaacccctataaggtcaccccttcagCCTCAGGtgatccagggaaaataaccccagccaattcagcctcttccttttagctctaaccctccaaccccggcaatataattgtgaaacttaaaagggttcagaaaagatttacaatgtccatcttatagcagggagaccagaattgcacaccgtATTCCATaaatagcctaaccaatgtcctgtacagttgcaacatgccctcccaactcctgaactcgatgcactgaccaataaaggtaagcataccaaaaactgccttcactaccctgtctacctgcgactccacttccaaggaactatgaacctgcattccaagctctctttgttcaacaacactccctaggaccttaccatttaagtACATATGTGCTCCcctatttgtctttccaaaatgcagtaccatCTTCAGGCAATTGTCCATCTGATTTgtgatcctgttgtactctgcaGTAATCTTTGctatccactgcacctccaattttagtgtcatctgcaaattgactaACCATATCTtttatattcacattcaaatcatttatgtaaatgacaaaaagcaatggatcCAACACCGATCgttgtggcacactactggtcacaggcctccagtccgaaaagcatccctccaccaccactgtcttctagcttggagccagttctgtgtcccaaAAAAATTGATGTTTTAGTGTAAACAATACAGTCCTCTTTTGAGTTGGTCGCGTGGTTAACCTTTGAATGGCAACAACGATTTTTGAAGTTTTGGCTACAACTGTTTCACTTGGGCAGTATGACATGCTGTTCAGCCAACGTAGTAATGTTCATGCTACTtttactgtttttgtttttgttttgaagcAACAGAAAATTTGCTATGTGACTGTATAAAACTGTGGTGTCTCTTTTACCCTACCTCTGAAGGTGTGCATGCCTTTCTGGTGTACATTTCCATGACTCTTTCAGGCAGCTCTCCAGCTACTTTAGCGCTGACCCTGGGTACCTCTGTTCATGTATCTTGACTGCTGAAGGTTAATGAACCATTGTGCATAGATGTAGTCAACCAATGAGGAAGTTCtaattttttttctgttctgAAGGTGTCATGCACATGATATCAGTGATTTAAGTTCTAGCTATCTCTCAGATTTCATCCAAACAATTTTAACGACTTTAATTTATCATGACCATAATATTTTGTTTGGAAATAGTTGTGGCTATAGCTGATTAGTCTTTATCCTGTTATCTCTTGTTGGTTAAATATTTTGACATAGCGCAAGTCCAGTTTGGCTTTCAAAAGTTATGTACATTAGATGCTAACAGTAGGCGTGaactttttttattatttgcTTTCCTTTTTCCTATTTTAGGAGGAATTCTTGAACCAAGCAATTGCTAGCcataaatatttcattttaaatgtttttaaaattggATTTGATCAAATCAATTATGCTATTAAAGTGACTAGTTTGATTTGATGCTGTACCATTGATTCAATACTGTTAAGTTATTATCATTTAATGTGTATGTTGACTTTGTCTTTCTATTTTTACAGATGTGCACTCCAGCTAACACACCTGCAACACCTCCTAATTTTCCAGATGCACTTACGATGTTCTCAAGGCTGAAAGCTTCAGAAAGTTTCAACAGTAGTAGCCCGATTGCCTCGATGGCaacatctcctcctcctcctgtaaACTTCAATTCAGGTTGGCCCATGTCTCCTCCAAACCAGCAGGGCATGTGGACTCCAGCATCACCAACTCCACATACAGGCTGGCCAGCAGCAATGTCCCAACAAACCACCTCAGAACAGAAGGTTAATGTTGCCATGGAGGCTGAAAGATGAGGCCTAGTTATGGCCTTGTAGATGAAATGGGAGAAATCTTGCATGGGTCAATATGAAATAGTTTCTGTTGTATTGTGCTGCAGCTAATCTGAACTGAAGGAATACAATAGTGAAGATTCAACTTTGTAGCAGAAGAATTATGGGTCCAGCAATTTTCAAAACCTAGCCTTGTTTCTGGAGTTTGCATGTGTGTGACACAATTTAAAAGACTTTCAAGACCATCAACTTGACTTCAAAATGGAATTGTTAACTTTTGAGAAACTTGTTTTTGATCGTTGACCCTTCAAAAGGAACCTATCAGTGGTTAGCTGCTATATCAGAGACAACCATGAAGATCACTAATGGTTTTTAAGGATTACTCCATAACTTTTTTTTTGGCAGTAAAATTGTGGCAGTTGTCTAATGAATTACAGGGTGGGAGTGTACGGAGTTGCAACAAcggacaatttaaaaaaaactttaatacAGGGATTGCAAATTAGGTTTTCGAATCATTGTTTATCTTTGTATTTGGTTTGTGAATGAGATTtttttttggggggaggggagacctAGGAAAAGCAGTCAATAGTCTACTGGCTGCAGACAGACTACTACAGTAaggttttaatgttttataaaaaaaagtgccATTGCATGATACTGTACATTAAAATATAAACCTTGAAAAAaaaccaagtttaaaaaaaatcaaaaaaaatGTGTTTTGCTACTCTTAACAACCGTGTgatagaatttaaattcacttTAGCAACCGTTGCAATGGATACAGGTTTGTCTTTTTTTGTCAAACTTGGACTATATAAATTTTTTGTACTACGTTTATGCACAGACAGGGAGTACCAATTTATTTCTAGAATTATTTTATCACCACCTCTTTCATTACTGTCCTATGCTGTCATGTCCCTAATTCTGGAATGTTTATGGTCAAAGTTGACAAAACAAATCTTTGCACAAATTGTTTCCTTTACTTCTAAATGGAAATTTCACGCTTCTTAAGGATTGCTTGTTCTGaatagattgatttttttttggtgtGGTAACTGTTCCACAATATTTGTGGAGTACCTGATGAATAATTAACTTATCTTTGTGTTGCTAAATATTGTATGTACTAATGGTACTCTTCCTGTACTGATCTTATATTTAACCTTAGCAGGTGGTAAGTATGccatcagtttaaaaaaaaattctgaagcACAATAAAATATAAATTGAAATTGTGTATGTGAAGATTCAGTTGTTTAGTTAGACTCATTTCTAAGCAGCAAGCTTCCTTTGTCCCTTCAGCAAAGCTGGTTCTGCTAAATAGAGGATGCTCAGCAACCTGCAAAAAGTGGTATAGGGTGACATAACCATGCAGCTGAAAATTTGTGTGATGGGTTAATATAAGTGGTGTGAAGTTGTAAAAATAGTACAAAAATACTTTGATTAAATAATATACTTGCTAAACAATTTATTTCTGACATATACTTGAGACACTCTCATTCTTATTATGCATTGCATTTTTGGGTGACATAAGAATGTTGATTCTGTCATTAATTACTCCATTATTTGTAGGGGATACTACTTCAGCAGGTGTGTCAACTAGCTTCCATTCGCGCACCTATTGGAAAAGACTTGAGGGCACCAAGTTTCACACTATGGAATTCTGaattatttctcttttttttgtttataTTAGGTCAAATTGAAGTATGTTAAAATGCAAGTTTGCAAATAATCATCACCACTAGGAACAAAGTACTAAGCAAGAGTATTCTAGTCTCCAGGGCCTGATGGCCTACATCCTATGATTTTGAAAGAAGTGGCAAGAAAGATAGTGGTTCCACTGGTTATAATATTTCAAAATGCCTTGGATGCGGGAAAGGTTCCAGTGGATTAGAAACATGCTAATATAATGCCCTTATCCCAAAAGGAAGGAGGCAGAAAGTAGACCAGCTAGTTTAACATGTCATTGGAAAGTTAGAAATCCATTCTTAAGGAAGTAtaacagaacatttggaaagttaaagcatAACTCAAGTCAGCGTAGCTTTATGAAAGGTAAACCGTGATTGTCGAATTTGCTAGCGTTCTTTGAAGATGGAACAAGGCAAGTGGATAATGGGGAATCCTGTAAACATAAAATGTTGGACTTACAGATGGTATTTATAAGGTGCTGTACAAAACATAGATGTCCAAGGTAAGATCACATGGAGTTAGGGATAATTTTACTAGCTTGGATATAGGATGACCaaccaacagaaagcagagattttGGATAAATGGATCTTTTTTCTGTTCAGCAAGATGTAACTAATGAGGTGCTACAGGGTTCTGTTCACCGgtccccaactatttacaatctgagTTAATTACTTGCTTGCAAGGATAGAAAGTACTGTCACCAAGTTTAGAGATGACATTTGAAGCAGTGGAAAAGTAAGTTGCTATAAGAAATTTACAAGTGGCTAGGTTAGGCAAATAGGCTGAAATTTGAATGGAGTtgtaatgtggataagtgtaaggttatccattttggttggaGGAATAGAACGGCAacttatctaaatggagagataAAAACCGAAACGAAAGTAAacttgttggaaaagctcagcaggtctgggagcatctgtgaattaaaatcagttaattttCAGGTCTGACCCAAAACGTAACTCTGATTTCCCAGGTGCTGCTAGatctcctgagcttttccagcaacttctattttttaTGTAATTTGAGATATTTGAGTGCCTTGGTGCAGAGGGGTCTaggtgtccatgtgcatgaagATGCTAAAGGAATAGACTATAAAAGTAGGGAAGCGTTGCTGTAGTTATGTGAGACattagtgagactgcacctggagtattggtCCTCTTGAGAGATGTAGTTGTGTTGTGTTGAATGGCGTTCATACAAAATTTACTAGATTGATATCAGAGGTGAGGGTGTTTGTTTATGAAAAGAAATTGGTAAGTTTAGGCCAACACTTGCTACAGTTTAGAAGAATCTAAGGAGATCTAATCGAGGTCTCAAAggtgctaaaggggattgactaAGTTTATGTAgaaagatgtttcctcttgtggggcagtcTAGATCGAGATGTcgtagttttaggataagggatggcatgtttaaaactgagatgaagaTAAATTACTAAAAAGGTTGTCTACAACCATAGTGTGTGGTGGATTCTAGGAcagtgaataaatttaaggatgagatttttaattagtaatgggttgaggGGTTATGGGAAATGGacgggaaagtggagttaaggctgagttgagatcagccatgattgtattaaacaGTGGAGCAGTCTTGAGAGGGTGAATTTTCTCTTCCTCCTagtttttaaatgtttcaattgacTGTCATATGATCTGAGGTTCATATTTCATATGAGATATTTGATTttcctttttatttctttttactAGCACTTAACAACTATTACAATGTGCAGTACTACCAAAATGCACTTTCTGCAATGGTGGCATTGTTTGACCTTTTGAGTAAAGTGTCACAAGTTAGGAAAGACAGCACTCTAAAGCATTGCACTGGCTTCCATAACTAGATGTTTGAAAGCTCTAGCTTTCAGACAATGTGTTAATTTTAATATCAGGTACAGCACCACAAAACATATGTCACTAGTACGATTTCTGTAACAGAATATGTTACATTTTTGAATGTTGCCTCTCTGCTAAGTTGTCCATTTTGAAGCTGATTTCTGAGGCTAAATTGGGACAAAACATGAAATGAAAGACAACTGGAATTGCCCCATGCAGCTAGTTGACTGCTTTTTCACCACCCCCAACAGTCTTACTTGCACATTGAGTTTCCTCAGTCCCTCCCATCAGACGTTTTAGTGCTGACGTTTTTCTGAAATAATTTTAACTAGAGCTACAGACATTTCTAACAGCCATAGATTCTTCTAAAAGTTTTAGTATTTCCAGTATGTAAGTGATCAAAGACTTTGAGTACTAATGGCATAAAGTTTTGAGCAGCTCTTAAATTTCAGAATAGATAGTTGTGCAATACAGATGTAGAGCACAAAATATTGCCATAATTCCACTCAGCTGGACCATGAAATTCTCTCGGCTTTTCATACTGGTTTTTGACTTGCCTTGTATGAAATGGGGTAAATCAACAGCTTTTTTTTCCAAAAGTTTAAAATTTGCAAAACTACATTATAAAGGATGCTGGGAAAGTTTTAGTTGGAAAGTCAACATGAACATCCAAAGGCCATTCAAGATTAATCATAATGTGTGCTATCTAGTCAACTCACTAGAAATACAACCTAGTGCAATCAAACTTTGCAGTGCTAATTTAAATCCTTTGTATTGTAAATCACACTGATCATGTACCCATTTAAGCAGTTTAGCTAAAATCTTCCCAACAAAGCGTAAAAACCTATGGAAGTAAATTTGATGATCTGAGTTTTCTGTTTCTGCATTGAGAGTATAATTAGtgttttgaaagacatttggataggtacatggataggaaagatttagtggGATAAGgagccaaatgcagacaaataggACCAGTTTAGTTGAGGAAACCTTGTTGACATGGACAGGTTATATGCCAAAAGGTCTGGTTCTGCACTGTATGACTATGATTCCATCTCTCAGGAATTCTGCTGCTGCAAGAGATTTCAGGTGAATTTTAAAGTCTGCATTTCCTAGCTTTCTTGGAACCAGAATGAATAAGAATGCATCTTTGCCCCATCACCCCACAAAAACTGAGATGGAGCTCTTTCCAGTGGAATGCCTTAGGCCTAGCCCATACACCTGTATGTTTGGTTATGGGGCTGAGTCCAGGCTCAATAAAAGGCCCTAAATTGATTTATACCCCCTCTTCTACCTTCACTCAATGCCATGGAATGTTTTGTGGCATCAtggagtcatatagcacagaaacagacatttttggtctaaccagtccat is a window from the Chiloscyllium punctatum isolate Juve2018m chromosome 40, sChiPun1.3, whole genome shotgun sequence genome containing:
- the LOC140464419 gene encoding UBA-like domain-containing protein 1 — encoded protein: MSVNMDELKHQVMINQFVLTAGCAADQAKQLLQAAHWQFETALSAFFQEANVPYNHHHQMMCTPANTPATPPNFPDALTMFSRLKASESFNSSSPIASMATSPPPPVNFNSGWPMSPPNQQGMWTPASPTPHTGWPAAMSQQTTSEQKVNVAMEAER